In Pannonibacter sp. XCT-53, the sequence CGCACAGCTTGCCGCCGGCACCTGCTGGATCAACGCCTACAACCTGACGCCGATCGAAATGCCCTTCGGCGGCATGAAGTCCTCCGGCATCGGGCGCGAGAACGGGCACACGGCCATCGGCCACTACAGCCAGGTGAAGAGCGTCTACGTGGAGATGGGAGACGTCGCGGCGGCCTTCTGAGGCCGCCGGTCGCGCCGGACCCGACGAGCGGTGGCAGGACGGACGGTTGCAGGACGGGCGGCGCCTCAGGTCTTCTTGAGGCGCGTCTTCTCTGCCCGCTCGATGTGACGGCGCGCCAGCGTCTCTGCGGCCTCCGGGTCGCGCCCGGCAATGGCGCGGACGATGGCGGCATGTTCCTCGACCGCCGTCTCGCGCCGCTCGGGCGTGTCGAGCGTGGTGCCGGCCATCAGGATCATCGACAGGCGCAGATGGTCGATGAGGCTCACGAGATAGCGGTTGTGCGAGGCCAGATAGAGCCGGCGGTGAAACTCGCGGTTGGAGCGCACCAGCGAGGCCTCGTCGGCGATGCGCTGCCGGTCGGCCTCGACCAGATCCTGAAGGATCTCGATCTCGGCGTTGGAGGCATGCTGGGCGGCCAGCCGGGCGGCCGTGCCTTCCAGCACCTCGCGCATGTAGTAGACCTCGGAGATCTGGCCATGGTCGAGGGTCGGGATCACCATCCCCCGGTTCGGCTCGTGCACGGCAAGCCCCTGCGCCTCGAGCCGCTTGAGGCCCTCGCGGATGGGGGTGCGGCTGACGCCGAAGGTTTCGGCAAGCTCCGCCTCGCGGAGCCGGTCGCCCGGCTTCAGCGTACGGTCCTCGATGGCCTCGACCAGGCGCTTGTAGATCTCTGCTCCGTTCATGTCGTCCTGTGTAGCGCAAAGACCGGGGCGTGGGAATGCGGTCAGCGCGGCCGGTAGAGCCGCCCGCCGATGACCGGCTCCCGGGCACCGGTGGTCGTGGGAAAGCTGGTGGGCAGGCCCGCCATGAAGCGGGCGCCCAGAAAGGCCATGGCCTGGGCCTCCAGGGCATCGCCGTCGAGACCGTGGTCGTCGGAGGTCTCGACGACACCGGCGAGGCGCTGCGCCAGCTCGGCCATGATCGTCGGATTGCGCCGTCCGCCGCCACAGACGATCCAGCGGCGCGGTTCGCGGGGCAGGAGCGCCACGGCCCGGGCCACGGCCTCGGCGGTGATGGCGGCCAGCGTCGCCGCCCCGTCGAGAAGGCTCATGCCCTCGACCCATTTCAGCGAAAAGGCGTTGCGGTCAAGCGACTTGGGAGCGGCCCGGGTGAAATAGGGATGGCTCAGGGCCACGACCAGGCGGGCCACATCGACATGCCCGCCCCGTGACCAGCGACCGTCCCGGTCGAAGTCGTCGACGCCGGCGCGGCGGATGAAGTCGTCGAGCAGCGCGTTGCCCGGACCGACGTCGAAGGCGACCACGGTGTCGCCGTCGATGTAGGTGAGATTGGAGACGCCGCCGATGTTGAGGAAGCACAGCGGCTGGCCGAGCCCGGCGGCCAGCGCCTGGTGATAGACCGGCACGAGCGGCGCCCCCTGCCCGCCGGCCGCCACATCCGCCTGGCGCAGGTCACCGATCACCGGCAGGCCGAGCGTGTCGGCCAGACCCTGGGGATCGCCCAGCTGCACGGTCTCGCCCGCCGCCGGATCATGCCAGACGGTCTGGCCATGAAACACGACGAGATCGGGGGTCTCGCCCGTCCCGGCGAGAAATTCCGCAATCGCGGTGGCATGGTCGCGGGTGATCGCGTCGGCCAGTGCCGGCCAGGTGCCGCGATCCGACGGACCCGCGGCAATCGCCCCGAGAATGGCCGCGCGGGTGGTGGCGCGGTAGGGGCGGATGCCGGCTGCTCCGGTCCCCGACAGCCGCTCGCCGTCGGTCTCGATCAGGGCCAGATCGATGCCGTCGGCCGACGTGCCGCTGATCGTCCCCAGAACCTTCATGATGCCTCATCCCCCGTGCGAAGCCTCCGCGGCGCGCATTGCACGGGATCGCGCGTCCGGATGCAAGGGGCATGTGCGCGCCGGCCGGCGTCGCCGAAGCGCGCCCCTGGCCCTGCCCTCCCCGCCCCGCGCGCAAGGGTGGCTTGTCCAGCCCCGCCTTTCGGGATAGCGCAAGGAGGTGGTGATCCGGGGGAGACCGGTCGCCGCAGTCGGGAGGACATACGAGTGATGACTGAAGACGAGTTCCGCGCCTGGTCGCACCGCGCCGCGGACTGGGGCGCCGACTACCGCGAGGGTCTGCGCCAGCGGCCCGTTCGCGCCCAGACCCAGCCGGGCGAGATCGCGGCGAAGGTCCCCGCCTCGCCGCCGGACAGCGCCGAGGCGATGGAGACCATCTTCGCCGATTTCGAGCGCGACATCCTGCCCGGCATGACCCATTGGCAGCATCCGCGCTTCTTCGCCTATTTCCCGGCCAACGCCGCGCCGGTGTCGGTGATCGCCGAGTATCTCGTCACCGCCATGGCCGCGCAGTGCATGCTGTGGCAGACGTCACCGGCAGCGACCGAACTGGAAACCCGTGTGCTTGACTGGCTGCGCCAGGGGCTCGGGCTGCCCGAGGGCTATCACGGCGTCATCCAGGATTCCGCCTCCTCCGCAACCCTGGCCGCCGTTCTCACCCTGCGCGAGCGGGCACTTGCCTGGCGCGGCAATGCGGACGGCCTGTCGGGGTCCCCGCGCCTGCGCGTCTATGC encodes:
- a CDS encoding GntR family transcriptional regulator; the protein is MNGAEIYKRLVEAIEDRTLKPGDRLREAELAETFGVSRTPIREGLKRLEAQGLAVHEPNRGMVIPTLDHGQISEVYYMREVLEGTAARLAAQHASNAEIEILQDLVEADRQRIADEASLVRSNREFHRRLYLASHNRYLVSLIDHLRLSMILMAGTTLDTPERRETAVEEHAAIVRAIAGRDPEAAETLARRHIERAEKTRLKKT
- a CDS encoding anhydro-N-acetylmuramic acid kinase, producing the protein MKVLGTISGTSADGIDLALIETDGERLSGTGAAGIRPYRATTRAAILGAIAAGPSDRGTWPALADAITRDHATAIAEFLAGTGETPDLVVFHGQTVWHDPAAGETVQLGDPQGLADTLGLPVIGDLRQADVAAGGQGAPLVPVYHQALAAGLGQPLCFLNIGGVSNLTYIDGDTVVAFDVGPGNALLDDFIRRAGVDDFDRDGRWSRGGHVDVARLVVALSHPYFTRAAPKSLDRNAFSLKWVEGMSLLDGAATLAAITAEAVARAVALLPREPRRWIVCGGGRRNPTIMAELAQRLAGVVETSDDHGLDGDALEAQAMAFLGARFMAGLPTSFPTTTGAREPVIGGRLYRPR